In Bradyrhizobium sp. WD16, the genomic stretch GGCGCGCCGCCGCCATTCCCGCTGCTCTATCTCGCCGGCGCCGAGGTTACCCGCGACATCGGCGCCGATCTCGCGGCGCGCGGCTTCTCGGTCGTAACCCGCACGGTCTACCGCATGGCACCGCTCGCGCATCTGCCGAAGCTGGCACTCGATGCGTTTGCCGCAGGACGCATCGCGGCGGTGATGCATTATTCTCGGCGCAGCGCCCGGGCGTTTCTCACGGCTGCGCGCATCGAAGGGGTCGAGATCTCGGCCTTGGCGCTGCCGCATTGTTGTCTTTCCGATGCGGTCGCCGAGGTACTGCGTGACGCCGGTGCCGCCCGGGTGGTGGTGGCGCGCAATGCCGACGAGGCGGCAATGATCGAAGCGGTGATGCGGGCGCTGCCGGCGCCGGCGTGCTAAAAGCTCACGCCGAAACCGAACCTTAAGCCTCCGCGACGCACCTCTCCGCGCATGATGATATTTCGGAAAAACCGGGTCACCTGCCGAAGTGGGATGCAAGTCTTGCCATTGCCTACAGGCGGCGGCAGTGGGAGTAGGCAATTGCGAGACGCCGCACTACACTGCGCCTGATCGGCAAGCTTCAGCGAACGTCACGGATCATGCGCAAGCAGAACGCAACAGGAGCACGAGCGAATGGCCGATGACGATACGCCGGGTGGTGGCGATGCGGCGGAGAGCGGCGCCGGAGAGCCGTCCCGTCGTCCGCGCACGCCGCCCACCATCGAGCTGAAGCCGTCACGGGTGGAAACCTCGGCACCGGAATCGACCGCAGAGGCCGGGTTCGAGGCGGCCGGCGAAGGATCTGTCGAAACGCCGGTCATTGGCGCTCAGGAGGTGCCCGGCCGGCGCCTGTCGCCGCTCCTGATCGCCGTTGCTGCATTGTCCGGCGCGGGGGCAGCCCTGCTGGTCGGCATTTTTGCGTGGTGGTCCGGCCTGATCGCCGGCAATTCGCTGCGTGCCTCCACCGTCGCCACCATCGAAACCATGGCTGCGCGCATTGCGCGGCTCGAGGAAGCGCCTTCGGTGCGGACCGATCCGGCCCTTGCCGAGCGCATCGAGGCACTCGAAAAGGCGGTGCTGCCGCTGCGCGACGGCGTCGCCGCGGTGCGCGGCCAGACCGAGCGTCTCGCCCAGACCGTCAACGATATCAAGGCCGCGCCCGCGGCCGCCGTGCCCTCGCCCGCTGCACCGACGCCAGACCTGTCGCCGCTCGAGTCCCGCGTCAGTCAGCTCGAGCAGTCGCTTGCCACCGTGAACGTGCAACTGACGCAGCTCAAGACGGCGCAGGACGAGACCTCGCACCGGACGGCGGAGACGCTGAAATCGGGACCCGCGGCGGATCAAGCGCTGCGACGCGCCGTCGTCGCCGCCGCCCTCGATTCGTCGGTGCGCAATGGCGAGCCCTATGTCGCCCGTCTGCGAGAGCTGAAGGCGATGAGCGGCGACGCCAATGAACTGGCGCCGCTCGAGGTCTTCGCCGCCCACAGCGTGCCCACCGCCGCGGAGTTGTGCGGCGAGCTGCTGGTGCTGCTCCGTCCGGCTACGACGGCGTCGAGCCCCGTTGCGCCGCCGCCGAGCGGCGGTCTGATCGAACGGCTGAAAGCGAGCGCTCTGCGTCTCGTCAGCATCCGGCGTAGCGACGAAGCGGCTCCCCAGTCGGACAATCCTGCGCTGGCGCGGGTCATCGCCGCTGCGCGCGCCAATGATCTCGATACGGCCCGACGCGAGATCGTCGCCTTGCCCGCAGCCGAGCGCAACCGTCTCAAGCCGTCGCTGCCGGCTTGGCTCGACAAGGTCGCTGCGCGTGAGGTCGCGCTCACCGCCGCACGCGAAGCCTCGGCGCAGGCGCTTTCCGCCCTTTCCAAATCCGCGCCGTAAGGCTCATCCATGATCCGTCTCATTCTCTTCCTCGTCGCCGTCGCCATCATCGCCCTCGGCGCCGCCTGGGTCGCCGATCAGGGCGGCAACGTGGTGCTGAACTGGAGCGGCTGGCGCATTGAGACGAGCGTGCCTGTCTTCGTGCTGGCGCTGGTGGTAACGCTGATCGTGGCGCTGCTGGTGTGGTCGCTCGTCACGGTGCTGCTCCGCGCGCCGGCGCGTTGGCGCCGTTGGCATCACGAGCGTCGTCAGGCCCGTGCCCGCCATGCCATCACCCATGGCCTTCTGGCCATCGGCACCGGCGATTCGGTCGCTGCGCGGCGCCATGCGGCGATCGCCCGGCGCGATGCCCATCAGGATCCGTTGACATTGCTGCTGCATGCCCAGGCGGCGCAGCTCGACGGCGACCGCGCCGGCGCCCGCCGCGCCTTTCAGGCCATGGCGCAGCGCGAGGACACCCGCCTGCTAGGCCTCCGCGGGTTGTTCGTCGAGGCCCAGCGCGCCGACGACGCCGCTGCGGCGCTCGCCATCGCCGAGGAGGCGCTGAAGATCGCGCCGGCCTCGCCCTGGGCGTGCCATGCGGTGCTCGGCTTCCGCTGCGCATCGGGCGACTGGGATGGCGCCCTCACCCTCGTCGCCGCGCAATTCACCTCCGGCCGCATCGATCGGGTGCAATATCACCGCGAGAAAGGCGTGCTGCTCACGGCGCGCGCCCTTGAATCGGAGACGGCCGATCGCGACCGCGCCCGCGAGTTCGCCTATGAGGCGGTCAAGCTTGCGCCCACGCTGGTGCCTGCTGCGGTGCTGGCCGCCCGCTTTCTGTCCGAAGCGCATCAGATCCGCCGGGCCATGCGCGTGATCGAGACGGCCTGGCTGGCGCAGCCGCATCCCGATCTCGCCGATGCCTATGCCCATGTCAGGCTCGGCGATTCGGCGCGTCAGCGCCTGACCCGGGTTGAGACGCTCGCCGCCAGGACCCCCGGTCAAATCGAGGGGGCGCTGGCGGTGGCGCGTGCCGCCATCGACGCCGGCGAATTCGGCCGCGCTCGCGCGGCGCTGGCGCCGTTCATCGGCGCGCCGACCCAGCGCGTCGCGATGCTGATGGCCGAGATCGAGCGCGCCGAGAACGGCGATACCGGCCGCGCCCGGGCCTGGACCCTGCGCGCGGTGCGCGCCGCGCTTGATCCGGCATGGACCGCCGATGGCTATGTCTCCGATCGCTGGCGGCCGGTCTCGCCGGTGAGCGGGCGGATCGACGCCTTCCAGTGGCAGACCCCGGTCGCCGCCCTCCCCTCCGACGCAGCCCTGCACCTCGACGCCGTTGCGGCGGACGAGGCTGCCCCGGGTCGTCTCGCGCCGCCGCCGCCGGAAATCCTCGCGCCCGCGGCGGCGCCGGAGGCGGAACCCGCGCCGGCAGCGGCGCCCGCCGATCCCGTCCCGGAGCCGGTCGAGGCTTCCCCGGCGACCGGGGAGCCTGCGGCGGCGGCAGAGCCGGAGAGCACCGAACAGACCCCCGCCGATACGCCGGCGGCCTCCGCCGGCGCGGTACCGGTCACGGAGACGGCCCCGCCGGTGTTCCGCCCGCGGGGCGACATCAAGCCGGAGGCCAGGCCCGCGGTGCCGCCGATCATCCCCCTGGTGCGCCCGCCGGACGATCCCGGGGTCGATGAGGCCGGCCGGAACGACGGCTACGATCCGCTGTATCCGCCTCAGGAGCAGCGCGGCGGCTGGCGCGGTTTCCTCGCCCGCTGGGGCGCCTGAGCCGTCCTGCGGCCGGGCGCCTTTCCTTCCTTGCCAATCGGGGCCTTCGGCTTTATCAGGAGCCGCGCCAGAGCGCATAGGTTCGCCGCAATAGCTCAGCTGGTAGAGCACATCATTCGTAATGATGGGGTCGGGGGTTCGAATCCCTCTTGCGGCACCACTCTTCCAATGTCCGGCCCGGACTCATCGGTAACAGACCGTGCCCAAGACATGGGTGAGGGCCTCGTGCCGGATCTGTCCACCGAATCCTTCCTTTGCTGCCGATCAAGAAATGCCGGACTGTCGCCGCCGCGACAGCCCGCCACCGTGCTACTCTTGTTTGTTCTGATCCTCGCGGCTTGTCGATGCGTTGCTGGCCCGCGGCTTCGAGAACCTTACCGTGCTCGATCTCTCGGCGGGGGCTCTGACCAGCGCGCGCCAGCGGCTCGGCCCGCGCGCCGCCCTTGTCAACTGGATCGCCGCCGAGGTCACCGCCTGGCTGCCGCAAGCGAGCTACGACATCTGGCACGACCGCGCCGCCTTTCATTTTCTCACCGCGCCAGAGGACCAGGCGGTCTACATGGAGCGGCTGCGGAGCGCCCTTAAGCCAGGCGGCCATGCCATTATTGGCACCTTCGCGCTCGACGGACCGGAGAAGTGCAGCGTCTCGCTCACTGGCGGACCACCGCAAAAGTCCAAATCGAGATGACGCGGGACAATGCGGTATCTCTGTTGGGGGACTAAAGAAGGCGTTGGAGTAGCCCGATGACAATGATTGCAACTGCACCGGCATCTCGCATCATCGCGACGAAAGAGGACGTGGAAGCGTTCGCCGGGTCGTGCGTGTGGCTGCGATCTCAATGGGTGCACTTCACAACGTTGTTTGAGGGTACGGACCTTCAGCGCGAGCTTTTGGAGAGCACCGCTCATACGTTCTTCTATGATCTCAACCACATGTTCATCGAGCATTTGGTTCTTCATATTTGCCGGCTGACCGACAATGCTGAATCGCTTGGCCGCGAGAACCTCACCGTAAAATTCCTGATCGAGCATTCGGATTTCTCGAACGCGACGTGGACCGCATCGAATTCCAGCGGATCGGGCAAGGCCGCGCGACCAGATTTGGCTTCCACTCGCCGCCCGCTCCCGCGTTCAAGAACACCACGAGCGTCTTGCCGCGCGCGTAAGACTTACCGTTCTTCCGCTTGTGGTCAATCTGCGTCAGGATCAGTACTTGAAGATCAACCGCCGGGCCGCCGTCGTTCGCCGGCACGATGATGTGTTCCGTCACCCACGCGTCTGCCGTCACGGTGTCGTAGATGATTCCGTCGCCGCCGTTCGGATCGGTCGTCGCGGCGACTGTGATCCGACCGGGCGACCCTCTCGCGTGCTCCAGAACGGCGAACACAACCAATTCGTCAGAAGCTCACGCGGGAGCATGTTGCCGAAGTTCAGAATCTTTTTTCCAGTATGGAGTAGCTTCGGCTGTCGCGCGAACTTCTCCACCTCCTTCAAGCCAACGGTGAGGTTCTTAAGTCTCTTGGTCGGGAGTTTCATGCCCCGCGTCCTGCTTGTGCTCATCAGTGCGAGCGTCCGACGCGTTTGATCGCGACTGATGGCGCCCGCCGGATCGTTTGGTTCGTATACTCATGCGACTGAGTACTGGTCGGAGCGCGTTCGGATGATGCAGGAGTGGTCTGATTATCTCGACCAGTTGCGGCAGGGCGGAACTGTCCTGTCGTTTCCGATGGGCATGGGCGCCGCGTAGATCGCTGGTAGTTCTATTGGGGGGTGATTGGTCACCCCTTCGGCATCAGTCAGCTTTAGGTATCGCGGTGATGTATCGGCAGTGGAGCGGAAACGTCTTCCGAAAAAAACTCCTGAAAGATCCTGAACAGCCGGCCGCACGGCTGTGAACGACCCTGCGCGAAGACTCGATAAGGCAAAAATAAAGGGACCCGATAGCTAGAAATAAAGTCGTGCCACCGAAACACCGCGCTCGTTGAGAGAAATGAAACTGTCGCGGCCGCTGTTCATTGACGAAATAGAGGGCCGGGAGCAAAAACGGTTGTGCCGAAGGGGCGGTGCTCGGCGCTGGCCCACAGTCTCTGGACTGGTCGCCGCGTCTCCGGGGCAACGGGTAGGTGCGGGGTCGTCGCGGTCCGTGACAAAGGGGTCGGTCGTGGCGTTGCAGATTGCGCGCGGGCAGAGGTCGCGGAAACGTACCAGCATGCTGCGCGCGGCGCTTGGCTTGGGCGCTGCGCTGACGCTGGCTCTGCTGGGATCTCCGGGCGAGGCGCAGGCGCAGGCCTGCATAACGAGCGGCACCAATCAGGCTTGCACCAATTCGGTCGCCATTTCAGGCGGTAACATTGGTATTGCGGACACCGCCACCCTCGCCCTCACCAATAGGTCCACCGGCAGCGTCAGTGGAACCGGCGGCTTTGACGAAATTGGCTACGGCATCCTCGCCGGCACGGCTAACGTGAGCAACTGGGGCAGTATCTCCGGAACCGGCGGCGCAGGCGGCTTTTTCGGCGACGGCTACGGCATCTCTGCCAATGGCACCGCCACCGTGAGCAACTGGGGCAGCATTAGCGGAACCGGTGGCGCGGGCGGCTCTTTTGACGGCAACGACGGCCGCGGCATCTCCGCCGGCACCGCCACCGTGAGCAACTGGGGCAGCGTTAGCGGAACCGGTGGCGCGGGCGGCCCTCTTGAGGGCGGCGACGGCCGCGGCATTTCCGCCAGCGCTGCCACCGCGAGCAACTGGGGCGGCATTACCGGAACCGGCGGTGCGGGCGGCACAAACGGCGGCTCCGGCCGCGGCATCGACACCGGCCCTTCCGCTTACGTCGGCAACTGGGGCACCATTACCGGAACCGGCGGCGCCGGCACCTCCGGCAGCGGCGGCTGGGGCATCGGCATCTCCGCCACCACCGCCAACGTGAGCAACTGGGGCAGCATCTCCGGAACCGGCGGCGCGGGCGGCACCTTCGGCGGCAACGGCTACGGCATCCTCGCCACCACCGCCAACGTTTTCAATTGCGGCACCATTACCGGAACCGGCGGCGCAGGCGGTGGTCTCGGCTACGGCATCTTCACTTATGGTACCGCCCATGTGACCAACTGCGGCACAATCTCCGGCAGCACGGCGGCGCTGAACCTCACCAACAAGGCCGACACCCTGACGCTGCTGCCCGGCTCGAAGATCATCGGCGCCATCAACCTCGGCGGCGGCGGCGACACCGTCAATTTCAGGGTGGGCAATCAGAATCTTACCTTCGATACGCTCGCCGGCGCGACCATCACCAGCAACGTCCCGTTCGCGGTTTCGGGCAATCGGGTCGCCACGATCGACCCCACGCCCTTCGCGATGACCGACCGCAACCTGATGGATGTCACGCGCGCCGTCTCCTCGCTGCTGGGCGATCGCCTTGGCGACATGGGCATCGGAGCAGCGGGTCCGGCGCTCACCTTTGCGGGCGAGAGCGGCGCGAACGCACGGATCGCTGACGCCTTTGCCAACATCCCCGGCTCGTCGGCCTATGCCCCGGATGCAGCGGTGTTCAAGAACCCGACCGTGCAATATTCCGACGGCACGAGCGTGTGGGGGCGCGGCTTCGCCGGCGAGCGCGTGCAACAGGCCGAGGATACGCTGCTGCGCACCGTCAATCAGTTTTATGGCGGCATGGTCGGCGGCGACTGGCAGGCGCAGGCCAACCTGCGGCTCGGCGCCTTCATCGGCGCGGGCAGGACGCGCTCCAGCGAAGACCTCACCATGGGCGGCAATGAGGGCGACCTCGTCTTTGGCGGGCTGTTCGGACGCTACGCCTGGGGCGCCTCGTTCCTTGGCCTCGCCGTGCAGGGCGGCCACTCCAGCACCGACACCAGCCGCAACATCAACAACAACCTTGCCCTGGGCGGGCTCGAGACCGCCAAGGCGAGCTATAACGGTTGGTACGTCAGCCCGGAGGCGAGCTATGGCCTGCATTACGGGCTCGGTAGGCTGGCGGGCGCCTCCTACACGCTGACACCGAGCGTGAAGCTGCGTTATCTCTATGCCTCGTTCGACGGCTATACCGAGAGCGGCACGAGCGCGCCTGTGACCGTCGGCACTCGCGCGGTGCAGGGCTTCGAGGAACGCGGACAGCTCAAGCTCACGCGCACGCAGATGTTTGCGCCCACCGAGGCAATCATGACCAACATCTACGGCGGCGTGCTGGGCTTGCAACGCGCAGGCCGCACCACGGTTGACGCCATGTTGCTCGGTCAGGAAATGCCCTTCGCCACACTGGGCAAGAACGATGTGTGGGCCGGCTTCGGCGGGGCGGGCTTGGATATCCGCACCGGGCAGGTCGCGCTGTTCGGCTCGGCGGAATATCTCATTTTATCCGACTCAAGCTCCGTCATCAGCGGCCGGGGCGGCATCCGCCTATTGTTCTGATTTCGGACTTTGCGAGCTTGTTGGCATGAACGGGCAAATTTATCGCTTGAAATCTCGTAAGCTTATGTACGTGAGTACGGCTCCCTCTTGCGCCCCATTTTCTCAAGACTTGGCGCTCACGATTGACCGGCCGCTGCCTCCGCCGCTGTTCCGCCGCCTGAAATCTCCTGCGATGACGCAGCCGGCGCGATGCGCGACGTTGCGCGGCATGGCGGGACCGAGGCTCTCGGCGCGGCGCACAGAAGGTCTGGGCCGTCCGCGATAATGGCACTACAAGAGGTGACACCCGGCCTGCGAGTGTTGCCGCCTTGACGCCCTCTTCGACGCACGGTTCCTGCTCGATGCCTGCCAGCCGGCAGTGGCTGCCGGTTGCGGCGAGTTTCGCCGTATCGATCCTGATCGTCCTGCCGTCCCTTCCCGGGCGCATGAATGCCGATGCGCTCGACATGTATGGCGAGGGCTTGGGCGCGCCGTTCCACGACTGGCATCCGGTCATCATTCCCTGGCTGTGGCGGCAGCTCGGGGCGTCGCCGCAGCTGATCGCGCTGGAGACGATCCTTGTCGCCTTCTGCATGGTCTATGCGGTGGTCGCGGTCCTGCGGGCGAATGGGGTTGCGCCGCTCCGGGCGCTGATCGCCGCGGCCGCCTTCGCGCTGTTTCCGCCGGTGTTCGGTTATCTGGCTGCGGTCTCCAAGGACACCTGGCTAGCAGCCATTCTGGTGGCGATGTTCGCGCTGGCTTCGACGTCAAAAGGCGAGGTCGCCGCATCGGTCCGCGGGCTTCTCGCCGGGCTGGCGCCGTTCATTCGGCCCGAGACGATCCTGCTTGCCCCTGTGTGGGTCTGGAGCGAATATGCGCTGGCCTCGCGCAAAGGCGTGCGCCTCACCGTTGCGCTCGGCGCCTGCGCCTTTGCCGCGCTCGCCTTGACCTGGCTGGTCAACGAAGTCGTGAAGCCGGACCGCCGCCAGCCTGAAAGCGCGATCTTCCTGTTCGATCTCGCCGGCATTTCGGTGCGCACCGGGGAGCTGCTGCTCACGCCGGCGAGCTTTCCCGCACAGGATCTAGACGTGCTCAGGCGCCATTACCGGCCCGCGACCATCGCGCCGATCGCCTGGGACAAGCCCCACAGCGAGACGATCAGGTTCGTCCGCGGCGACGATCTCGCCGAGGTCCGGCGTCGCTGGATCGGCGCGATCCTCGCTCATCCGCTCGCCTATCTCGAGACCCGCGCTGGCGTCGTTGCGCCCTATCTGCGCGGCTACTGGGGCTTTCATCCACGTATCGACGCAAACGACGAGATCCACCTCTTCTGGCCGCGCCTGCACGAATTCGTCAACGCCTATCTCTGGGCGGTGCCGCCGGTCCTGTTCGCGCACTGGCTCCCGCTGCTCGGCGCGCCGCTGCTGCTCCTCGCCCTCTGGCGCTTCAAGCTCGGCGAGGGGCGGCCGGAATGGCGCGTTTATCTTACCCTTGCGATCGTCTACCAGCTTCTCCTGCTGCCGCTGATCAATGCCGCCGACTACCGTTATGGGTTCGTCAGCACCGTGCTATTCTTCCTCGTCCTGACGCTGGCGGCGCGGGACGTCGGACTGCGCCTCCACCGCCAGGCGGCGGCGCCAGCTGGTGCCAGCTCAAGTCTGGAGTGTGAGATGACGGATCCGAGCCGACGGGGGCATTGGGAGGCGGTCTATTCCAGCAAGGGCGAGCAGGAGGTCAGCTGGTTTCAGGACAGTCCCGAACCCTCGCTGTCGCTGATCGCGCTGACCGGCGCCGGACCGTCCTCGGCCATCATCGACGTCGGCGGCGGCGCGTCGCGGCTTGTCGATGCGCTGCTGGCGCGCGGCTTCGAGAACCTTACCGTGCTCGATCTCTCCGAAGCGGCGCTGGCGAGTGCACGCCAGAGGCTGGGCCAGCGTGCCGCGCGGGTCGACTGGATCGCCGCCGACGTCACCGCCTGGCAGCCGCAAGCGAGCTACGACATCTGGCACGACCGCGCCGCCTTTCATTTTCTCACCGCCCGCGAGGACCAGGCGGTCTACATGGAGCGGCTGCGGAGTGCCCTTAAGCCAGGCGGCCATGCCATCATTGGCACCTTCGCGCTCGACGGACCGGAGAAGTGCAGCGGCTTGCCGGTGGTCCGGCACAGCGCCGGCAGCATCGCCGCGCTGCTCGGCTCGGGCTTCACGCTGATCGACAGCCGTCGCCACGAGCACGTCACGCCCTGGGCGTCAGTGCAGAGCTTCCAGTTCAGCACCTTCCTCCGCGGCTGACCGCCGGCGGCGGGTCGTCGACATCACGACGATTGCCGGGCCATCCGCGGCACCAGCGCCGCGCGCCGCATTCGTTCGCGATGGGCGGTGTAGAGACCGCTGGCGACGATTACCGCCGCGCCCACGAACGTCCAGGCGTCCGGCACGTCGCCGAAGACGAGGTAGCCG encodes the following:
- a CDS encoding autotransporter outer membrane beta-barrel domain-containing protein, with translation MLRAALGLGAALTLALLGSPGEAQAQACITSGTNQACTNSVAISGGNIGIADTATLALTNRSTGSVSGTGGFDEIGYGILAGTANVSNWGSISGTGGAGGFFGDGYGISANGTATVSNWGSISGTGGAGGSFDGNDGRGISAGTATVSNWGSVSGTGGAGGPLEGGDGRGISASAATASNWGGITGTGGAGGTNGGSGRGIDTGPSAYVGNWGTITGTGGAGTSGSGGWGIGISATTANVSNWGSISGTGGAGGTFGGNGYGILATTANVFNCGTITGTGGAGGGLGYGIFTYGTAHVTNCGTISGSTAALNLTNKADTLTLLPGSKIIGAINLGGGGDTVNFRVGNQNLTFDTLAGATITSNVPFAVSGNRVATIDPTPFAMTDRNLMDVTRAVSSLLGDRLGDMGIGAAGPALTFAGESGANARIADAFANIPGSSAYAPDAAVFKNPTVQYSDGTSVWGRGFAGERVQQAEDTLLRTVNQFYGGMVGGDWQAQANLRLGAFIGAGRTRSSEDLTMGGNEGDLVFGGLFGRYAWGASFLGLAVQGGHSSTDTSRNINNNLALGGLETAKASYNGWYVSPEASYGLHYGLGRLAGASYTLTPSVKLRYLYASFDGYTESGTSAPVTVGTRAVQGFEERGQLKLTRTQMFAPTEAIMTNIYGGVLGLQRAGRTTVDAMLLGQEMPFATLGKNDVWAGFGGAGLDIRTGQVALFGSAEYLILSDSSSVISGRGGIRLLF
- a CDS encoding COG4223 family protein — translated: MADDDTPGGGDAAESGAGEPSRRPRTPPTIELKPSRVETSAPESTAEAGFEAAGEGSVETPVIGAQEVPGRRLSPLLIAVAALSGAGAALLVGIFAWWSGLIAGNSLRASTVATIETMAARIARLEEAPSVRTDPALAERIEALEKAVLPLRDGVAAVRGQTERLAQTVNDIKAAPAAAVPSPAAPTPDLSPLESRVSQLEQSLATVNVQLTQLKTAQDETSHRTAETLKSGPAADQALRRAVVAAALDSSVRNGEPYVARLRELKAMSGDANELAPLEVFAAHSVPTAAELCGELLVLLRPATTASSPVAPPPSGGLIERLKASALRLVSIRRSDEAAPQSDNPALARVIAAARANDLDTARREIVALPAAERNRLKPSLPAWLDKVAAREVALTAAREASAQALSALSKSAP
- a CDS encoding trans-aconitate 2-methyltransferase; translation: MTDPSRRGHWEAVYSSKGEQEVSWFQDSPEPSLSLIALTGAGPSSAIIDVGGGASRLVDALLARGFENLTVLDLSEAALASARQRLGQRAARVDWIAADVTAWQPQASYDIWHDRAAFHFLTAREDQAVYMERLRSALKPGGHAIIGTFALDGPEKCSGLPVVRHSAGSIAALLGSGFTLIDSRRHEHVTPWASVQSFQFSTFLRG
- a CDS encoding uroporphyrinogen-III synthase; the protein is MAVLVTRPAPDHEATAAALRDKGIDAVLAPLMRCETVAFADDGADYAGVIVTSANALRAIEDHPIRQRLLALPLFTVGEHSAAAAKAAGFDKVVIAKSKSARNAAALAELVARHSKGAPPPFPLLYLAGAEVTRDIGADLAARGFSVVTRTVYRMAPLAHLPKLALDAFAAGRIAAVMHYSRRSARAFLTAARIEGVEISALALPHCCLSDAVAEVLRDAGAARVVVARNADEAAMIEAVMRALPAPAC
- a CDS encoding heme biosynthesis protein HemY, with translation MIRLILFLVAVAIIALGAAWVADQGGNVVLNWSGWRIETSVPVFVLALVVTLIVALLVWSLVTVLLRAPARWRRWHHERRQARARHAITHGLLAIGTGDSVAARRHAAIARRDAHQDPLTLLLHAQAAQLDGDRAGARRAFQAMAQREDTRLLGLRGLFVEAQRADDAAAALAIAEEALKIAPASPWACHAVLGFRCASGDWDGALTLVAAQFTSGRIDRVQYHREKGVLLTARALESETADRDRAREFAYEAVKLAPTLVPAAVLAARFLSEAHQIRRAMRVIETAWLAQPHPDLADAYAHVRLGDSARQRLTRVETLAARTPGQIEGALAVARAAIDAGEFGRARAALAPFIGAPTQRVAMLMAEIERAENGDTGRARAWTLRAVRAALDPAWTADGYVSDRWRPVSPVSGRIDAFQWQTPVAALPSDAALHLDAVAADEAAPGRLAPPPPEILAPAAAPEAEPAPAAAPADPVPEPVEASPATGEPAAAAEPESTEQTPADTPAASAGAVPVTETAPPVFRPRGDIKPEARPAVPPIIPLVRPPDDPGVDEAGRNDGYDPLYPPQEQRGGWRGFLARWGA